A DNA window from Aspergillus nidulans FGSC A4 chromosome V contains the following coding sequences:
- the rho1 gene encoding Rho family GTPase RHO1 (transcript_id=CADANIAT00003322) → MAEIRRKLVIVGDGACGKTCLLIVFSKGTFPEVYVPTVFENYVADVEVDGKHVELALWDTAGQEDYDRLRPLSYPDSHVILICFAVDSPDSLDNVQEKWISEVLHFCQGLPIILVGCKKDLRHDPKTIEELNKTSQKPVTPEQGEEVRKKIGAYKYLECSARTNEGVREVFEAATRAALLTKTHKSKKKCSIL, encoded by the exons ATGGCTGAGATCCGCCGCAAGCTTGTTATCGTTGGTGATGGTGCCTGCGGTAAGACCTGTCTGTTGAT CGTCTTCTCAAAGGGCACTTTCCCTGAG GTCTACGTCCCCACCGTCTTTGAGAACTACGTTGCCgatgttgaggttgatgGCAAGCACGTCGAGCTCGCTCTCTGGGATACGGCTGGTCAAGAAGATTACGACCGTCTCCGCCCTCTCTCCTACCCTGACTCGCATGTCATCCTGATTTGCTTCGCTGTCGACTCACCGGATTCCCTTGACAACGTTCAAGAGAAG TGGATCTCTGAAGTCCTACACTTCTGCCAGGGTCTccccatcatcctcgtcggatGCAAGAAGGATCTTCGCCATGACCCCAAGACGATCGAGGAGCTGAACAAGACCTCTCAGAAGCCTGTCACCCCCGAACAG GGTGAGGAAGTCCGCAAGAAGATTGGCGCCTACAAGTACCTCGAGTGCTCTGCTCGAACCAACGAGGGTGTCCGTGAGGTCTTTGAGGCTGCCACGCGTGCTGCCCTCTTGACCAAGAcccacaagagcaagaagaagtGCAGCATCCTGTAA
- a CDS encoding uncharacterized protein (transcript_id=CADANIAT00003323), with protein sequence MSEDDFSSVVPAQLSFLAIYNPLLGTTDETIEEQIVFYTSRSSILRRQDSSAATDNKEPGDDLNERLRQVGLAQGMVTFARNFSENKAVDYVETEKTQTVLHELEKDWWILASVDLTRLPNPNNKFASQRDASGALFHYSSRETAPPQLLIQQLRRAHSTFLLHHGPSLHILYENVGRTTFCHLLEDFWLRFAWNWDILLSGNPAVEIYNGIKLAVGGELGIGVGEEEWGSGEREVLEDFVSRTEGLVDLVVSRYGDPYDRAGSSQAASMSENDAEYGWLGSDVYPRPSDGVIFSGVGAVSKSSLVSISQWMEWIYRYGANAYGVGEDPTSPRRRRRRKRVRAASSGKATSNQAPFNAAQGAVPDRSFSPGIPPPLVGGTPPPRPSSQEPKKGAKTQASDGSSQLSEDKESDWITTGTETFVRYLTLGYGSSWTLPGISSGASSPPQIDDSKRNNASESANKNAQKDTKELPSPKGFPRPDNYGRFIIGLQDEVTSLDEGLEERALSKPSASPTEKITKRTIHVQMADSQKETVKSLIVQTRYHFRSSYTYTTSTLSDPSIYHSIHHQLGPLQKPLSASTSTSTAETRINSLPEFNTKSQKQANPVYDLVFDPHNLSIRSSIPNIPDLTSHNQRKAGTSSLSRVETISIHHRVLTTYIETRSRPLELERTCKTSRGWWIVWVRVPTSADNQQDSPEYSAGKDKQQEAFIVRRASDHAALSGHTRNASSIGGGSGARFFRDLGGASSPGSSQTVRMDIAPGKLVEGLGLDARRCRVHVSADAGDDPRACGKENRYAPVHYPESKL encoded by the exons ATGTCGGAGGACGATTTTTCGTCTGTAGTGCCGGCGCAGCTATCGTTTCTTGCCATCTACAATCCCTTACTCGGAACGACTGATGAAACGATCGAAGAGCAAATTGTCTTCTACACCTCGAGGTCCAGCATTTTGCGACGACAAGATAGCTCTGCTGCGACTGACAATAAAGAGCCTGGCGATGACTTGAATGAGAGGTTACGCCAGGTTGGCCTGGCGCAGGGCATGGTAACCTTCGCAAG GAATTTCTCAGAAAACAAAGCTGTCGATTACGTGGAGACAGAGAAGACACAAACAGTGTTGCACGAATTAGAGAAGGATTGGTGGATTCTAGCT TCTGTCGACCTGACCCGACTGCCGAATCCTAATAATAAATTCGCTTCGCAAAGAGACGCCTCTGGAGCCCTTTTTCACTACTCGTCCAGGGAAACGGCTCCTCCGCAACTCCTGATCCAACAACTGCGTCGGGCACATTCAacctttctccttcaccatGGACCGAGTCTTCATATTCTATACGAAAATGTTGGCAGGACCACGTTTTGCCATCTCCTCGAGGATTTTTGGTTGAGATTTGCATGGAACTGGGATATTCTCCTTAGTGGAAATCCAGCTGTCGAGATCTACAATGGCATAAAGCTCGCCGTCGGCGGTGAACTTGGTATTGGGGtcggtgaagaggagtgGGGAAGCGGAGAACGAGAAGTACTTGAGGACTTTGTTTCGAGGACAGAAGGTCTCGTAGATCTTGTGGTGTCGCGATACGGTGATCCGTACGACCGCGCCGGGAGCTCTCAAGCAGCGAGCATGTCAGAGAACGATGCTGAATACGGATGGCTTGGCTCGGATGTTTATCCACGACCGTCGGACGGTGTCATATTCTCAGGTGTTGGGGCTGTCTCAAAAAGCTCACTTGTATCCATATCTCAGTGGATGGAGTGGATATACAGATATGGTGCAAATGCCTATGGAGTCGGTGAGGATCCTACATCCCCGCGTCGGCGAAGacggaggaaaagagtgcGAGCTGCGTCTTCTGGGAAGGCCACAAGCAATCAAGCACCCTTCAATGCTGCGCAGGGAGCTGTCCCAGATCGTTCATTTTCCCCAGGTATTCCCCCGCCGCTTGTTGGGGGCACGCCCCCACCTCGACCGTCTTCACAAGAACCTAAAAAAGGTGCGAAGACACAAGCAAGTGATGGAAGCTCTCAATTATCGGAAGATAAAGAAAGTGATTGGATAACAACAGGAACAGAAACATTCGTGAGGTATCTCACTCTTGGATATGGCTCGTCATGGACTCTGCCCGGGATATCCAGTGGGGCATCTAGCCCGCCGCAAATTGACGATTCTAAGAGAAACAATGCCAGTGAATCAGCTAATAAAAATGCTCAAAAAGACACGAAGGAGCTCCCAAGCCCAAAGGGTTTTCCGCGACCTGATAATTATGGTAGGTTCATTATTGGGTTACAGGACGAGGTTACCAGCCTAGATGAAGGCCTGGAGGAGCGAGCCCTATCAAAACCCTCTGCTAGCCCGACTGAAAAGATCACCAAGAGAACAATACACGTGCAGATGGCAGATTCGCAGAAAGAAACAG TCAAAAGTCTCATAGTTCAGACTCGGTACCACTTCAGGTCGTCGTATACGTA CACGACATCAACTCTCTCCGACCCCTCCATCTACCACAGCATACATCATCAGCTGGGTCCTCTCCAGAAACCACTCAGCGCCTCTACCTCGACATCAACAGCAGAAACCCGTATAAATAGCTTACCGGAGTTCAACACCAAATCCCAGAAACAAGCTAACCCGGTATATGACCTTGTCTTCGACCCACACAATCTCTCCATTCGCTCCTCCATTCCCAATATCCCAGATCTTACATCACACAACCAACGCAAAGCTGGAACCTCGTCTCTATCCCGAGTCGAAACGATAAGCATTCATCACCGTGTCCTTACCACATACATAGAAACCCGGTCCCGCCCACTTGAGCTCGAACGGACGTGCAAGACAAGCCGCGGGTGGTGGATTGTTTGGGTCCGCGTTCCCACTTCAGCAGATAATCAACAAGACTCGCCCGAGTATAGTGCAGGCAAGGACAAACAACAGGAAGCCTTTATAGTCCGCCGAGCAAGCGATCACGCCGCCTTATCAGGCCACACTCGGAATGCCAGTAGTATAGGTGGTGGGAGCGGCGCCCGGTTTTTTAGGGACCTGGGCGGGGCATCGTCACCTGGATCTTCGCAAACTGTGAGGATGGATATAGCACCGGGCAAGCTAGTTGAGGGCTTGGGTCTTGACGCACGACG TTGTCGAGTACACGTGTCGGCCGATG ctggagacGACCCACGGGCGTGCGGAAAGGAGAATAGATACGCGCCAGTTCATTACCCCGAGTCCAAGTTGTGA
- a CDS encoding methionyl-tRNA formyltransferase (transcript_id=CADANIAT00003324): protein MFLPRGSSLLCSLRQTRFRPSFAPRLLSTRAYDPLRILFCGSDHFSIASLKALHDEHKKRPDRIASIDVVCRPGKRVGRGMKQIREVPIKFVASDLGLPIHEVDTFTGWQPPVYPHGPINLIVAVSFGLFVPPRILNGARYGGLNVHPSLLPDFRGPAPLHHTLLAGRTTTGVSLQTLHLQHFDHGTILAQTPSPGFEIPNPDSCTVPELLDVVAPKGAELLVKGIQEGLFVPPHRNAGWYTAEQRDLIHATKIKPEDKHIDWATWTWTTISRRERVLGPLWSKSLVLGESSGPTPTFEQRRVILSEFEEVQPLKGSEAFALVPGLPFIDGEHTVKSDSGKGVYVFTRDEKLVRIHMMKVEGRPNTDAFRAALKARMIGSRTFSSHGASFTPFHNPFN, encoded by the exons ATGTTTCTTCCAAGAGGTTCGAGCCTGCTATGCTCGTTGCGGCAGACCCGCTTTCGTCCCTCTTTTGCACCACGATTATTATCTACGAGGGCCTACGATCCGCTCCGAATACTTTTCTGCGGTTCCGATCATTTTAGTATAGCTTCTTTGAAAGCTCTCCATGATGAACACAAGAAACGGCCCGATCGGATCGCTTCTATCGATGTCGTCTGTAGGCCCGGGAAAAGGGTGGGAAGAGGCATGAAACAAATACGAGAAG TTCCAATCAAATTCGTCGCATCAGACTTAGGTCTCCCTATCCACGAAGTTGACACCTTCACGGGATGGCAG CCCCCGGTGTACCCCCATGGACCGATCAATCTCATAGTGGCCGTATCGTTTGGTCTTTTTGTGCCCCCGCGAATACTCAACGGTGCTAGATACGGTGGATTGAATGTGCACCCATCGTTACTTCCTGA CTTCCGTGGGCCTGCGCCGCTACACCATACTCTCCTAGCTGGGAGAACCACGACTGGCGTTAGCCTCCAGACATTGCACCTCCAGCATTTCGATCACGGAACAATCCTCGCCCAAACTCCCTCCCCCGGTTTCGAGATCCCCAACCCTGATTCCTGCACCGTTCCTGAGCTGTTGGACGTTGTTGCCCCTAAAGGTGCGGAACTCTTAGTGAAGGGCATCCAAGAGGGCTTGTTCGTCCCACCGCACAGAAACGCCGGCTGGTACACGGCTGAGCAGAGGGACCTGATACATGCTACCAAGATCAAACCGGAAGACAAACACATCGACTGGGCGACTTGGACCTGGACAACTATCAGTCGGCGGGAACGGGTGCTAGGACCGCTATGGAGCAAGTCTCTGGTTCTTGGTGAATCATCTGGGCCTACTCCGACTTTTGAACAACGAAGGGTTATTCTCAGTGAATTTGAAGAAGTACAGCCGTTGAAAGGGAGCGAGGCATTTGCCCTGGTTCCAGGACTGCCCTTCATAGACGGCGAGCACACCGTCAAATCGGACTCAGGAAAAGGGGTATATGTCTTCACTCGAGACGAAAAGCTGGTCAGAATCCATATGATGAAGGTGGAAGGGCGGCCCAATACGGATGCGTTCCGTGCTGCCCTCAAAGCTCGGATGATTGGCAGCCGCACTTTCTCATCGCATGGTGCTTCATTCACTCCATTCCACAATCCTTTCAACTga
- a CDS encoding SDR family NAD(P)-dependent oxidoreductase (transcript_id=CADANIAT00003325), giving the protein MPYALQNRNVLVSAGSRGLGAVVAQKFAAEGCNVAINYFSSRDAAEKVASDIRAQYNVKIILIQGDASIQSECQSMVQTTIEQLGGLDILVSNAGWTKVTTFNDLDAMNEEDWDKCWSANVKGHLWLFKAALPTFRANPDGGVFLLTSSAAAVSASGSSLPYSVTKAAGLHLVKCLAQTQGNKVRVNAVLPGLLLTEWGLRFPKEKIEAYKARTPLNTLPEVEDTADAYINIAKNSSMTGQAVQIDSGFVVNY; this is encoded by the exons ATGCCATACGCGCTACAAAACCGCAATGTCCTCGTCTCTGCGGGCTCTAG AGGATTAGGAGCGGTCGTCGCCCAGAAGTTTGCTGCCGAAGGCTGCAACGTCGCAATCAATTACTTCTCTAGCAGGGATGCTGCGGAAAAAGTCGCATCAGATATTCGAGCGCAGTATAATGTCAAGATCATATTGATTCAGGGT GATGCGAGTATTCAGAGTGAATGTCAGAGCATGGTGCAGACTACGATCGAGCAACTTGGAGGTCTGGATATTCTGGTTTCGAATGCT GGCTGGACCAAAGTTACGACGTTCAACGACTTGGATGCCATGAATGAGGAAGACTGGGATAAG TGCTGGTCTGCCAATGTGAAAGGTCATCTATGGCTCTTCAAGGCGGCACTTCCTACGTTCAGAGCCAATCCGGACGGTGGTGTCTTCCTACTCACCTCATCAGCAGCG GCCGTTTCTGCGTCAGGAAGTAGTCTGCCATATTCTGTCACGAAAGCGGCAG GCTTGCATTTGGTCAAGTGCCTCGCACAGACTCAAGGAAACAAAGTCCGCGTCAATGCGGTTCTTCCAGGCCTGCTCCTGACTGAATGG GGACTGCGGTTCCCCAAGGAGAAAATTGAGGCTTATAAAGCTAGAACTCCTCTTAACACCCTG CCTGAAGTGGAGGACACCGCCGATGCATATATCAACATAGCAAAGAACTCATCAATGACAGGACAAGCAGTTCAGATAG ATTCTGGGTTTGTGGTGAACTACTAA
- a CDS encoding glycosyltransferase family protein (transcript_id=CADANIAT00003326): MSICLLSLIVSTLAVGCTALGYGLMALLQLSLPRVAVLAPLFIASVISLVLLLGVYTIFQNTPVPKWRPKSTPVHLLVVLGSGGHTAEMLSLLRRVDIITNKCIYRTYVVSSGDNFSATKALEFESSLGGQPESYAIITVPRARRVHQSYLTAPFTTILSFWSCILVLCGRHPDQQRHKRPAQLTSPYPDLIITNGPATAVSVILAARFLRLLASCLSFLSLAKSHRQSMTGKGASEALLPGEYRLRTVFVESWARVKTLSLSGKILLPFADRFLVQWPALEGKQAWWGMRKTEYVAGLVD, translated from the exons ATGTCTATTTGTCTGTTATCTCTCATCGTCTCTACCCTGGCTGTCGGTTGTACTGCCTTGGGCTACGGTCTTATGGCTTTGTTACAGCTGTCGCTCCCCAGGGTAGCCGTCCTGGCCCCCCTCTTCATCGCAAGCGTCATATCACTGGTCCTG CTCCTCGGTGTTTATACAATCTTCCAGAACACTCCGGTGCCCAAATGGCGTCCCAAGAGCACCCCGGTCCATCTTCTGGTCGTCCTCGGCAGTGGCGGCCACACGGCAGAGATGCTTTCTTTGCTACGGCGCGTGGACATTATTACAAACAAATGCATTTATCGGACCTATGTTGTCAGCTCCGGTGATAACTTCAGCGCTACCAAGGCGCTCGAGTTCGAATCCAGTCTCGGGGGACAGCCAGAGTCCTACGCAATCATAACAGTGCCTCGTGCCCGCCGCGTCCATCAATCCTACTTAACGGCTCCCTTCACCACTATTTTGTCTTTCTGGTCCTGTATTCTAGTTCTATGTGGGCGCCATCCGGACCAGCAGCGACACAAACGACCAGCGCAACTTACCTCGCCTTATCCGGatctcatcatcaccaatgGCCCCGCGACAGCCGTTAGTGTTATACTAGCTGCTAGATTCTTGcgtcttcttgcttcttGCCTGAGCTTCCTATCTTTAGCCAAGTCCCACCGGCAATCTATGACCGGCAAAGGGGCGAGCGAGGCTCTGCTGCCGGGAGAATACCGACTTCGTACAGTATTTGTGGAATCTTGGGCGCGGGTGAAGACATTGAGCTTGTCGGGAAAGATTCTTCTGCCTTTCGCTGACCGATTCTTGGTTCAGTGGCCTGCGCTGGAAGGGAAGCAGGCGTGGTgggggatgaggaagactgAATACGTTGCCGGTCTTGTGGACTGA
- a CDS encoding uncharacterized protein (transcript_id=CADANIAT00003327) translates to MAPLFSKRLSCFYCGRRSAQPGKGPLRKWQCKHCEAVNYLDENGDITDPPATETNPDPPTPGPTKSSLESVDIGLTGSDLFCAHALASYFPPSDDPNYSAYEREYPKFRKNLEERYPQVCDQCEPRVKARIRQAGYEAKSDHLRRMMDRSKAGKAARKARQWNWRSLLVFAGAICYWASIAGQLAWDLTNALPVEKSLRDSDGFSMSHVVVPRIRQVLQTLHLPSDGPVDLGPYAGLSLVAGIFSLWYNPKLRLKVEGRGGRFLGLGEYYKVQLIVMVVRCAFWAVLRDPSSSGLDATLPPALHLFMFFFTVLSVIISRRIVCYNTRPLVNWAETTPMTTPVRKTEASPRLTTDTKQPFYTPHEISQQITPRFPIERLATPQSAREERAIPTPPPEVDDMDWTPSIQHSFQPASTVHQRDQRQSLLSGPTPFYGSLPPAPVPPSWSLRSQSSKRPKPIEQVVERNPFHRSPAQSSADWRRKTASPDAVFAPPKFFPVTDHASTGLENLFDRAFTIKSPDNDEHDWQRPQQAHLDTQPSRSANMRGVFISQCVRFGLLLVSITAWSLSQYELVTVPGDYIEVASLGCASLLAGFALLEGVKQPIVQWNGMELLVYVAELAAAVHLGGYLPGAFLERHYFDRYGKLLLIFMAVQEALGLLAIYQTSLIPDVLSPKRSQAGRPSSSGGDTIAGDSPNSRISRQSNNQSFNSLSSHAPPALSFGSTAAGSSFLTQAHKPELSPQYQLPLSPHGGSFNGNANRHSFSLNSLKHQEADASDPDFDRDSDTETTMTTATATTNNTIRNIRYGRNSTANEVLFSPRRSELGPGLGSLSLDDGPSRRMTRSQSQRLQSQTAAGIRRRGF, encoded by the exons ATGGCTCCTCTCTTCTCGAAGCGACTAAGCTGCTTCTATTGCGGTCGTCGCTCTGCACAGCCTGGAAAAGGCCCTCTCCGAAAATGGCAATGTAAACACTGTGAGGCCGTCAACTATCTCGACGAA AATGGAGATATAACAGATCCTCCTGCCACCGAAACGAATCCAGATCCGCCTACACCCGGCCCAACAAAATCTTCTCTTGAATCCGTTGACATAGGTTTGACGGGCTCGGACTTGTTTTGTGCCCA TGCTTTGGCATCCTACTTCCCGCCCTCAGACGATCCGAATTATAGCGCATACGAAAGGGAATATCCCAAATTCCGAAAAAATCTAGAAGAGCGGTATCCTCAAGTGTGCGATCAATGTGAACCTCGTGTGAAGGCGCGCATCCGCCAGGCCGGATACGAAGCAAAGTCAGACCATCTGCGGCGAATGATGGACAGGAGTaaagcaggaaaagcagCGCGCAAAGCGCGACAATGGAACTGGAGGAGTCTTTTGGTGTTTGCCGGTGCTATCTGTTACTGGGCTAGCATTGCAGGTCAACTTGCCTGGGACTTGACCAATGCACTGCCTGTCGAAAAATCATTACGAGACTCGGATGGTTTCTCAATGTCGCATGTGGTCGTTCCACGCATTAGACAAGTCCTCCAAACGCTTCATCTACCATCTGATGGTCCTGTGGACTTGGGACCCTATGCAGGCTTGTCTCTTGTGGCCGGCATATTTTCGCTGTGGTATAACCCGAAGCTGCGCTTAAAGGTTGAAGGGAGAGGCGGCCGCTTCTTGGGACTAGGTGAATACTATAAAGTCCAGCTTATTGTCATGGTCGTGCGGTGCGCGTTTTGGGCCGTCCTTAGGGATCCCTCGTCTAGCGGCCTTGATGCCACGCTGCCGCCTGCTCTACATCTCTTCATGTTTTTTTTTACAGTTTTG TCTGTCATCATATCGCGGCGCATCGTCTGCTATAACACTCGACCACTGGTCAATTGGGCTGAAACTACTCCAATGACAACCCCAGTTCGGAAAACGGAGGCATCTCCTCGATTGACCACTGACACGAAACAGCCCTTCTACACCCCCCATGAAATCTCTCAGCAGATAACACCCCGCTTTCCTATTGAAAGGCTGGCAACTCCGCAGAGCGCTCGGGAGGAGCGCGCCATTCCGACGCCACCGCCCGAGGTCGACGACATGGACTGGACTCCGTCTATACAGCATAGTTTCCAACCAGCCTCAACTGTTCATCAACGCGACCAGCGACAGTCTCTCCTTTCCGGCCCTACTCCTTTTTACGGATCTCTTCCTCCCGCTCCAGTGCCGCCATCATGGAGCTTGCGAAGCCAGTCCTCAAAGAGACCAAAACCAATCGAACAGGTCGTTGAGCGCAATCCTTTTCATCGCAGCCCTGCTCAATCGTCCGCTGATTGGAGGCGCAAAACGGCCTCTCCAGATGCTGTATTCGCGCCTCCTAAATTCTTTCCAGTGACCGATCATGCCTCCACAGGGCTGGAGAATCTTTTTGATCGAGCTTTTACCATCAAATCACCAGATAATGATGAGCATGATTGGCAGAGACCACAGCAGGCACATCTGGATACTCAGCCATCGCGCTCTGCAAACATGCGGGGGGTCTTCATATCTCAGTGTGTTCGATTTGGTCTTCTACTCGTGTCGATTACTGCGTGGAGTCTCTCGCAGTACGAGCTTGTGACCGTCCCCGGCGACTATATTGAAGTTGCCTCTCTAGGATGTGCTAGCCTACTCGCtggctttgctcttctggaGGGGGTAAAGCAACCTATCGTACAATGGAATGGCATGGAACTTCTTGTCTATGTTGCAGAGCTTGCCGCAGCAGTACATCTCGGTGGATATCTCCCAGGAGCATTCCTTGAACGACATTACTTCGACAGATACGGAAAGCTCCTTCTGATCTTTATGGCTGTCCAGGAGGCGCTAGGGCTATTAGCTATCTACCAAACCTCCCTTATTCCCGATGTGCTCTCACCGAAGAGAAGCCAAGCAGGTCGACCGTCATCCTCGGGTGGAGATACCATTGCTGGCGATTCGCCAAATTCACGAATCAGCAGACAATCAAACAACCAATCCTTCAACTCTCTTTCCTCCCACGCACCTCCGGCCCTCTCCTTCGGATCCACCGCAGCTGGGTCAAGCTTCCTGACACAGGCGCACAAGCCAGAACTCTCGCCACAATATCAacttcctctctccccacATGGCGGCTCATTCAACGGCAACGCCAACCGACACAGCTTCAGCCTGAATAGCCTCAAACACCAAGAAGCCGATGCCTCGGATCCTGACTTTGACCGCGACTCAGACACAGAAACTACGATGACGACAGCCACCGCAACAACAAACAACACCATTAGAAATATCCGCTACGGGCGAAACAGTACCGCTAACGAAGTTCTGTTCTCTCCGAGACGCTCGGAGCTCGGTCCTGGTCTTGGCAGTTTGAGTCTCGATGACGGGCCGTCGCGCCGTATGACGCGGAGCCAGTCTCAAAGACTTCAAAGCCAAACGGCTGCAGGCATTCGTAGAAGGGGCTTCTGA
- a CDS encoding sugar porter family MFS transporter (transcript_id=CADANIAT00003328), with protein MSFLLRKLVHNEAMRTDPREIYGWRVYALACSACFGGMLFGVETGIIGGVLTMDTFKAKYGLNELGDTGRANLSANIVSTLQAGCFFGALAASWVADKYGRRLGLIAASFVALVGVIMQVAASGHLEAMYIGRLLCGIGVGFASMVNPLYVSENAPRAIRGGLTGLYQLFITMGIMLAFWINYGSLLHISGAGQYLVPLAMQGLPAILLLVGMLLCNESPRWLAKQDRWEEARATLSRVRNLPSTHPYVENEFQDIVRQLEFERQLISGSSFVDLLKEMWFIPGNRKRALISIWLMICQQMTGTNAINYYAPQIFENLGITGSANGLFATGVYGIVKVVGCACFLVFVADSLGRRRSLLWTSIAQGLAMLYIGLYVRIAPPKEGEPVIPAGYFALVCIFLFAAFFQFGWGPVCWIYVSEIPTTRLRSLNVSFAAATQWLFNFVVARAVPNMLATVGANGYGAYIIFACFCFSMFVFVWFFVPETKGLSLEKMDDLFGISHGSTKESADESPAEKQEEIRIEKTA; from the exons AtgtccttccttctcagaaaGCTCGTCCACAATGAGGCGATGCGAACAGACCCACGTGAGATATACGGGTGGAGGGTGTATGCATTGGCTTGCTCG GCATGTTTCGGCGGCATGTTGTTTGGCGTGGAAACTGGAATCATCGGCGGTGTCCTCACAATGGACACGTTCAAAGC AAAATACGGGTTGAATGAGTTGGGTGACACGGGAAGAGCTAATCTTTCCGCCAACATCGTGTCAACCCTTCAAGCTGGATGTTTCTTTGGTGCTCTCGCAGCGTCTTGGGTGGCTGATAAATATGGAAGACGGCTTGGCCTGATCGCCGCTTCTTTTGTAGCGCTCGTGGGAGTCATCATGCAAGTTGCGGCGAGCGGTCACCTGGAAGCTATGTATATTGGACG CCTGCTCTGTGGTATAGGTGTCGGCTTCGCGTCTATGGTCAATCCACTCTATGTCTCGGAAAATGCCCCTCGAGCCATCCGTGGTGGTCTCACAGGTCTATACCAACTGTTCATTACAATGGGAATTATGCTTGCTTTTTGGATCAATTACGGCTCCCTGCTTCACATCTCCGGCGCAGGTCAGTACCTCGTCCCGCTAGCCATGCAAGGTCTTCCGgcaatcctcctcctcgtcggcatGCTCCTCTGCAATGAATCCCCTCGGTGGCTAGCCAAGCAAGACCGCTGGGAAGAAGCACGCGCAACACTATCCCGCGTCCGCAACCTCCCATCGACTCACCCCTACGTCGAGAACGAATTTCAAGACATCGTCCGCCAGCTCGAATTCGAACGCCAGCTCATCAGCGGCTCTAGCTTCGTCGACCTCCTCAAGGAAATGTGGTTCATCCCCGGAAACCGCAAGCGAGCTCTCATCAGCATCTGGCTCATGATCTGCCAACAGATGACAGGAACTAATGCAATCAACTACTACGCTCCCCAGATCTTTGAGAACCTCGGAATCACCGGCAGTGCCAACGGCCTCTTCGCCACAGGCGTGTACGGCATTGTCAAGGTCGTCGGTTGCGCGtgcttcctcgtcttcgtcgctgACTCTCTTGGCCGTCGCCGTTCCCTCCTCTGGACGTCCATCGCCCAAGGCCTCGCAATGCTCTATATCGGGTTATATGTTCGCATTGCACCCCCCAAAGAGGGTGAGCCCGTTATTCCTGCTGGCTACTTTGCACTcgtctgcatcttcctcttcgccgcaTTCTTCCAGTTCGGCTGGGGCCCTGTTTGCTGGATCTATGTCTCTGAGATCCCGACAACGCGGCTCCGCAGTTTGAATGTttcctttgctgctgccacACAGTGGCTGTTCAACTTTGTTGTTGCGCGCGCTGTGCCTAACATGCTGGCTACCGTGGGTGCCAATGGTTATGG GGCGTATATCATATTTGCTTGCTTCTGTTTCTCCATGTTTGTCTTCGTTTGGTTCTTCGTCCCGGAGACAAAGG GTCTCTCTCTCGAGAAGATGGACGACCTCTttggcatcagccatggcagcaCAAAGGAGAGCGCCGATGAGAGCCCTGCCGAGAAGCAAGAGGAGATTCGCATTGAGAAGACGGCCTAG